A single region of the Syntrophotaleaceae bacterium genome encodes:
- a CDS encoding NfeD family protein, giving the protein MSGVRCQPEAWNLEPGTWNLELEACLYGKELEVTFIILWWHWLALGLLLVLAELVVPSFTIFWFGLAAALTGLLLLPFPGMPLAAQLGFFALFSTLCTLLWFRLLRPRMVNESAFGKSRDEIVGEPGIVIRDAAIAGDKGRCRFAVPLLGREEWPCVCSGPLRLGDQVRVTGVEGQVLRVEKL; this is encoded by the coding sequence GTGTCAGGTGTCAGGTGTCAGCCAGAAGCCTGGAACCTGGAACCTGGAACCTGGAACCTGGAACTTGAAGCCTGCCTTTACGGAAAGGAACTTGAAGTGACCTTTATCATTTTGTGGTGGCATTGGTTGGCTCTGGGGCTTCTGCTCGTGCTGGCCGAGTTGGTGGTTCCTTCCTTCACCATCTTCTGGTTCGGTCTGGCGGCCGCTTTGACCGGGCTTTTGCTGTTGCCCTTTCCCGGCATGCCTTTGGCCGCCCAGCTCGGGTTCTTTGCCCTTTTTTCAACCCTCTGCACCCTTCTGTGGTTCAGGCTGCTGCGGCCACGGATGGTGAATGAAAGCGCCTTCGGCAAATCGAGGGACGAGATTGTCGGCGAACCGGGCATCGTCATCCGGGACGCTGCCATCGCCGGGGACAAAGGCCGGTGCCGGTTTGCCGTGCCGCTTCTGGGCCGGGAGGAGTGGCCCTGCGTCTGCTCGGGTCCTCTGCGCCTGGGAGATCAAGTGCGGGTGACGGGCGTCGAAGGGCAGGTTCTGAGGGTGGAGAAGCTTTAG
- a CDS encoding SPFH domain-containing protein: MAGLVLVVILLLLVLVTITLGVRIVPQGYKHVVQRLGKYHKTLSPGLNFVIPYLDTIAYRVLTKDISLDIPSQEVITRDNAVIMTNAIAFISIIDPSKAVYGIDDYRIAITNLIQTSLRSIIGEMNLDDALSSRDLIKTRLKETIADDVVPWGIVVKTVEIQDIKPSHTMQMAMEQQAAAERTRRAAITEAEGKKAAAILNAEGSKEAAIREAEGKLEASKREAEAKTILAEATREAISRVTEAIGNNQLPATYLLGEQYVTAVKQLAASSNAKTVLLPADLLNAVKGLFGK, translated from the coding sequence ATGGCAGGATTAGTTCTTGTCGTCATCCTACTGTTGCTGGTACTGGTCACCATTACTCTCGGCGTCCGTATCGTGCCTCAGGGCTACAAGCACGTGGTCCAGCGGCTGGGCAAGTATCATAAAACCTTGTCCCCCGGACTCAATTTCGTCATCCCTTATCTCGACACCATCGCCTACAGGGTCCTGACGAAGGACATCTCCCTCGATATCCCCAGCCAGGAGGTCATTACCCGCGATAACGCGGTGATCATGACCAATGCCATCGCTTTCATCAGCATCATCGATCCCTCCAAGGCCGTGTATGGGATAGACGATTACCGCATCGCCATCACCAACCTGATCCAGACCTCCCTGCGCAGTATTATCGGCGAGATGAATCTGGACGATGCCCTTTCTTCCCGTGACCTGATCAAAACCCGTCTCAAGGAGACGATCGCCGATGACGTAGTGCCCTGGGGCATCGTGGTGAAGACGGTGGAAATCCAGGACATCAAACCCTCCCATACCATGCAGATGGCCATGGAGCAGCAGGCGGCCGCCGAACGGACCCGCCGTGCAGCCATCACCGAGGCCGAGGGGAAAAAGGCTGCGGCCATCCTCAATGCCGAGGGCTCCAAGGAAGCCGCCATCCGCGAGGCCGAGGGCAAGCTCGAGGCTTCCAAGCGGGAAGCCGAGGCGAAGACAATTCTAGCCGAAGCCACCCGCGAGGCGATCAGCCGTGTTACCGAGGCGATCGGCAACAATCAGCTGCCCGCCACCTACCTGCTTGGCGAGCAGTACGTCACCGCCGTCAAACAGCTCGCCGCCTCCAGCAACGCCAAAACCGTTCTGCTGCCGGCAGACCTGCTCAACGCGGTCAAGGGGTTGTTCGGGAAATAG
- the mltG gene encoding endolytic transglycosylase MltG, with protein sequence MKRIFFATVVLLILLPTLLVGGRFGLFLLRSTAPDSAVTIVVPTGASFATVAEQLRETGVIASAPQFKLLARLRGDSHKIQAGEYLFTQPATPGKILDRLVSGDIVRLQLTVPEGYSLKEISSLLFRLEFNDAKSFLQLTRNRDFIHSLGIDAPTLEGYLFPETYTFGSRTSSRQLIAAMVRQFEKKTPPALLQEAKKHGLDRHKLVILASIIQKEAGNSAEMPLISAVFHNRLRMGMPLQADPTVIYGIPNFDGNLTRNHLLEPTPYNTYRMRGLPKGPITNPGADALRAAARPALVSYLYFVSRGDGTHYFSTTLAEHNAAVRRFQLKR encoded by the coding sequence ATGAAAAGAATTTTTTTTGCCACCGTCGTCCTTCTGATCCTGTTGCCGACCCTCCTTGTCGGCGGGCGCTTCGGTTTGTTTCTGCTGCGGTCCACGGCCCCTGATTCGGCAGTCACCATTGTCGTCCCGACGGGCGCCTCCTTTGCCACCGTGGCCGAGCAGTTGCGGGAAACGGGCGTCATCGCCAGTGCGCCGCAATTCAAACTGCTGGCCCGCCTGCGGGGGGACTCCCATAAGATTCAGGCGGGCGAGTACCTGTTTACCCAACCGGCCACTCCCGGCAAAATTCTGGACCGACTGGTTTCCGGCGATATCGTCCGCCTGCAGTTGACCGTTCCCGAAGGCTACTCGCTCAAGGAGATTTCCAGCCTGCTCTTCCGCCTGGAATTCAACGATGCCAAATCCTTCCTGCAACTGACCAGAAACAGGGATTTCATTCACTCCCTCGGAATAGATGCTCCCACCCTGGAGGGCTACCTTTTTCCGGAAACCTATACCTTCGGCTCCCGGACCTCGAGCCGGCAGTTGATCGCCGCCATGGTTCGGCAGTTCGAAAAAAAAACTCCCCCGGCGTTGCTGCAGGAGGCGAAAAAACACGGCCTGGATCGGCATAAACTGGTCATACTCGCCTCCATCATCCAGAAGGAAGCGGGCAACAGCGCGGAAATGCCCCTGATCTCTGCGGTCTTTCACAATCGGCTGAGAATGGGCATGCCGCTGCAGGCCGACCCGACGGTCATTTACGGTATCCCCAACTTTGACGGCAATCTGACCCGCAACCATCTGTTGGAACCCACCCCCTACAATACCTACCGCATGCGCGGCCTGCCCAAGGGGCCGATCACCAACCCCGGCGCCGATGCCCTGCGTGCGGCGGCCAGGCCGGCCCTCGTCAGCTACCTCTATTTTGTTTCACGGGGAGACGGCACCCACTACTTTTCCACGACCCTGGCGGAACACAATGCCGCTGTCCGCCGCTTTCAGCTCAAGCGCTAG
- the plsY gene encoding glycerol-3-phosphate 1-O-acyltransferase PlsY produces the protein MILFILYLVVAYLIGAIPTGLLLTRLTGGGDIRKSGSGNIGATNVYRTAGRKLGILTLVLDALKGVLPVLFAMAVLHYDDSRLGAVAIAAFLGHCYPVYIGFKGGKGVATALGIYLVLSPLAVLVAFLIFAGLLWKWSYVSLGSICAAAAIPVLVYLFEGSVPLLLATLVISGIVIVRHRGNIKRLVDGTENRFKA, from the coding sequence ATGATTTTGTTTATTTTGTATTTGGTCGTCGCCTATCTGATCGGCGCCATTCCCACCGGCCTGCTGCTGACCCGTCTGACCGGCGGCGGAGATATCCGCAAGTCGGGCAGCGGCAACATCGGAGCCACCAACGTCTACCGTACAGCCGGCCGCAAGCTTGGCATTCTGACACTGGTTCTGGACGCTCTGAAGGGCGTGCTGCCGGTGCTGTTCGCCATGGCTGTGCTCCACTACGATGACAGTCGGCTCGGCGCGGTGGCGATTGCGGCCTTCCTCGGTCACTGCTATCCTGTCTACATCGGCTTCAAGGGCGGCAAGGGGGTGGCCACTGCGCTCGGCATCTACCTGGTCCTTTCTCCCCTGGCTGTTCTGGTTGCGTTCCTGATCTTTGCCGGCCTGCTGTGGAAATGGAGCTATGTCTCCCTCGGCTCCATCTGCGCCGCGGCCGCCATCCCGGTTCTGGTCTATCTGTTCGAAGGCTCCGTGCCCCTGTTGCTGGCCACACTGGTGATCAGCGGCATCGTCATTGTCCGTCACCGGGGAAACATCAAACGCCTTGTCGACGGCACGGAAAACCGCTTCAAGGCGTGA
- a CDS encoding porin, with product MKRMLCILSAAVVLFGLGGTGEAKTLEEILREKGVITEEDYQEAVKDSDLAYYSPGKGMAIQSRDGKFLAHVGGRTQILYRFTDADDGDNTSTFDIRRFKIWMRGHVFDENLFYRLQLNLGSSTSLEDAYIGYTFADPFELTIGQMKPPQARQELTSFANQLFPERSLANDTFNVGRDIGIMASGSFADHLVEYMIGGFNGNGPNEDNVGDDHMFAARIDINPFGAVSMNEVSFGDEELLLNIGGSFITSNFVEEAVPDDIDDDNEIWDANLGEPDNAAFIAAFGDELEYELYTVNLHARWQGATFGAEYYFLDASPDEGGDFDADGYYVQAGYMIVPDTWELAVRYTAIESDDDEAPVPFDEQQYQFGVNYYFVEHYAKIQADFTHVKDDENDDEDDNILRVQAQLYF from the coding sequence ATGAAACGGATGCTGTGTATTTTGAGCGCCGCCGTAGTCCTTTTCGGCCTGGGCGGCACGGGAGAGGCGAAGACCCTGGAGGAAATTCTGCGGGAGAAAGGGGTGATTACGGAGGAGGATTACCAGGAGGCGGTCAAGGACAGTGATCTGGCCTACTATTCACCGGGCAAAGGTATGGCAATCCAGAGCCGGGATGGCAAATTTCTTGCCCATGTCGGCGGCCGGACCCAGATTCTGTACAGGTTTACGGATGCTGACGACGGGGATAATACCAGTACCTTCGATATCCGCCGCTTCAAAATCTGGATGCGGGGGCATGTTTTTGACGAAAATCTTTTCTACCGGCTTCAGTTGAATCTGGGCAGCAGCACCAGTCTGGAGGATGCCTATATCGGCTATACCTTTGCCGATCCCTTCGAACTGACTATCGGTCAGATGAAACCGCCCCAGGCCCGTCAGGAGTTGACTTCCTTCGCCAATCAACTGTTTCCCGAACGCTCCCTCGCCAACGACACCTTCAACGTAGGCCGTGACATCGGCATTATGGCAAGCGGAAGTTTCGCCGACCATCTGGTGGAATATATGATTGGCGGGTTCAACGGCAACGGTCCCAACGAAGACAACGTCGGAGACGATCACATGTTCGCCGCTCGCATCGATATCAACCCCTTTGGCGCGGTCTCGATGAATGAAGTGTCCTTTGGCGATGAAGAGCTGCTGTTGAATATCGGCGGTTCTTTTATCACGTCCAATTTTGTTGAAGAGGCGGTTCCGGACGACATAGACGACGACAACGAGATCTGGGACGCCAATCTCGGAGAGCCGGACAATGCAGCATTTATCGCCGCTTTTGGCGACGAGCTGGAGTATGAACTCTACACCGTCAACCTGCATGCCCGCTGGCAAGGGGCCACTTTCGGCGCAGAATACTATTTCCTCGATGCCTCCCCCGACGAGGGCGGCGATTTCGATGCCGACGGTTACTATGTGCAGGCGGGCTATATGATCGTCCCGGATACCTGGGAGCTGGCCGTGCGCTATACGGCCATCGAGTCGGACGATGACGAGGCGCCTGTTCCTTTTGACGAACAGCAGTATCAGTTCGGCGTCAACTATTACTTCGTCGAGCACTATGCCAAAATCCAGGCGGATTTTACCCATGTCAAGGATGACGAGAACGACGACGAAGACGACAATATCCTCCGAGTCCAGGCCCAGCTTTATTTCTAG
- a CDS encoding glycine zipper domain-containing protein codes for MKKGNRKGWMLIAAAVIGGLLCGPAIAPQAYGQEPFVYPAKGQSADQVGKDKFDCYQWARQQSGFDPMQQTTAQAPAAQRRGGGLRGAAGGALAGAAVGAIAGDAGTGAAIGAASGGIIGGARQYQGNVTQEQAAQQAQAGHEQQRALYNRAWGACMEGRGYTVN; via the coding sequence ATGAAAAAAGGCAACAGGAAAGGGTGGATGCTTATCGCAGCGGCTGTGATCGGCGGTCTCCTCTGTGGGCCCGCTATCGCTCCGCAGGCGTATGGCCAGGAACCGTTCGTCTATCCGGCCAAGGGACAGAGCGCCGATCAGGTGGGAAAGGACAAGTTCGATTGCTACCAGTGGGCCCGGCAGCAGTCCGGTTTTGATCCCATGCAGCAGACAACCGCACAGGCTCCAGCCGCCCAGCGGAGGGGAGGTGGTCTGCGAGGGGCGGCCGGTGGGGCTCTCGCAGGTGCGGCAGTGGGCGCCATTGCCGGTGATGCCGGAACTGGAGCCGCCATCGGTGCGGCGTCCGGGGGAATCATCGGGGGCGCCCGTCAATACCAGGGCAACGTAACCCAGGAGCAGGCGGCGCAGCAGGCACAGGCGGGTCACGAGCAGCAGCGCGCCTTGTACAACCGTGCCTGGGGAGCCTGCATGGAAGGGCGAGGTTATACGGTCAATTAA
- a CDS encoding outer membrane beta-barrel protein: MRIVAAVLAFLVCGLLSGKVLAADGGWSLQVAPYLWAVGIDGDVEVGDREVDVDVGFDDLIDKVDFGGSLLARVQKDLWVSRLQVDYFELSEDENVDRIGGAKVEVDSDTLFLTVATGIQFPWLRKHTIDVLGGVRYAHMDNELKIAGVGSRDNTQDIFDGILMLRPSFRLSQRWYFNPTFSIGAGDSDLTWELQPQFQFNFADNWGALIGYRRLYYDVEGDRGNSFDGAFHGFMLGLGGGF; the protein is encoded by the coding sequence ATGAGGATCGTTGCGGCAGTACTGGCCTTCCTGGTCTGCGGGCTCTTGTCCGGAAAGGTCCTGGCAGCCGATGGCGGCTGGTCGTTGCAGGTTGCACCTTATTTGTGGGCCGTGGGGATCGACGGGGATGTTGAAGTCGGGGACAGGGAGGTCGATGTCGATGTCGGATTCGACGATCTGATCGACAAGGTGGATTTCGGCGGTTCTCTCCTTGCCAGAGTGCAGAAGGACCTCTGGGTCAGCCGGCTTCAGGTGGATTATTTCGAGTTGAGCGAAGACGAAAACGTGGATCGAATCGGCGGTGCCAAGGTCGAGGTCGACTCGGATACGCTATTTCTGACCGTCGCGACGGGTATTCAGTTCCCCTGGTTGCGAAAACATACCATCGACGTCCTGGGCGGGGTTCGATATGCACATATGGATAACGAATTGAAGATTGCCGGCGTCGGCTCCCGGGACAATACCCAGGATATCTTTGACGGGATTCTGATGCTGCGGCCCAGTTTCCGACTCAGCCAACGCTGGTATTTCAATCCTACCTTTTCCATCGGCGCGGGAGATTCCGACCTGACCTGGGAACTGCAACCGCAGTTCCAGTTCAACTTCGCGGACAACTGGGGGGCGCTCATTGGCTACCGGCGTCTTTACTACGACGTCGAGGGGGACAGAGGCAATTCCTTCGACGGCGCCTTTCACGGGTTCATGCTTGGGTTAGGTGGAGGGTTTTAG
- a CDS encoding DUF502 domain-containing protein, with protein MTDERASLLTLIASGFVILLPVLLLGLIIAKLYEILDGWLHPLLVAMPGIVFKKGSIRFLVVISAIVVLFLAVGALARTRLGQAAGRRVEELLLNRIPFYRALRVLVTGLGGQQDAESMRPVVVTVDVPGLDQLGFVMETHADGSCTVFLPSSPNPGSGTIVIVCRERLRDLDVPVRSVLGCLGRLGHGTGRLLERADQGLRDSQGIQEGL; from the coding sequence ATGACGGATGAACGTGCATCCCTTCTGACCCTGATCGCCAGTGGCTTCGTGATCCTGCTGCCGGTGTTGCTCCTCGGCCTGATCATCGCAAAGCTTTATGAGATTCTGGACGGGTGGCTCCATCCGCTGCTCGTAGCGATGCCGGGCATTGTTTTCAAAAAGGGGTCTATACGTTTCCTGGTGGTGATTTCCGCCATTGTGGTTCTGTTCCTGGCGGTGGGCGCACTCGCCCGAACACGACTTGGTCAGGCAGCCGGCCGTCGGGTGGAAGAGTTGCTGCTGAACCGGATTCCCTTTTACAGAGCCCTGCGTGTGCTGGTGACCGGTCTGGGAGGTCAACAGGATGCCGAGTCCATGCGTCCGGTGGTCGTGACGGTGGACGTACCCGGTTTAGATCAACTCGGTTTCGTCATGGAAACGCACGCCGACGGCAGTTGCACGGTGTTCCTGCCGTCCTCACCGAATCCGGGCAGTGGAACAATAGTGATCGTGTGCCGAGAACGCCTGCGTGATCTGGACGTGCCGGTTCGAAGTGTCTTGGGCTGCCTTGGCCGCTTGGGGCACGGCACGGGAAGACTTCTTGAACGAGCGGACCAGGGGCTCAGGGACTCGCAGGGAATTCAAGAGGGGCTATAA
- a CDS encoding cysteine rich repeat-containing protein, with product MKRLLVIGFSSLLVLVVASLAFAAEDPMKKTVQGALETAIEGCEEELSTYCKNVTPGEGRLLACLYAYQDKLSPRCEYSLYDSAAQLDRALNALTYVAQECGDDLQKYCADTDPGEGRLRDCLKRNEAKVSERCKTALKDVGQK from the coding sequence ATGAAAAGACTGCTGGTGATCGGTTTTTCCTCTTTGCTGGTGCTGGTTGTGGCTTCCCTGGCCTTCGCTGCCGAGGATCCGATGAAAAAGACTGTGCAGGGGGCGCTCGAAACCGCTATTGAGGGGTGTGAGGAAGAATTGTCCACCTACTGTAAAAATGTCACTCCGGGAGAGGGGCGACTTCTGGCCTGTCTCTACGCTTACCAGGACAAACTTTCGCCCCGGTGCGAATACTCCCTCTACGATTCGGCGGCGCAACTCGATCGGGCCCTCAATGCCCTGACCTACGTGGCCCAGGAATGTGGGGACGATCTTCAGAAATACTGCGCCGACACCGACCCGGGCGAGGGGCGCCTGCGCGACTGCCTCAAGCGGAACGAGGCGAAGGTCAGCGAGCGCTGCAAAACGGCGCTGAAAGATGTCGGGCAGAAATAG
- a CDS encoding antibiotic biosynthesis monooxygenase has product MIIAIIKIFPKPGRKQVIIEVLDSVKGPISNDANCLDCAVMVDGNGNGALYFIEQWHTREAFDRHLRSALYNRVLEALEGSLQPPEIKFCEATFLGGLELVEKARNLSLGETKY; this is encoded by the coding sequence ATGATCATCGCCATCATTAAAATATTTCCGAAACCGGGGCGGAAACAGGTCATCATCGAGGTGCTCGATTCCGTCAAGGGGCCGATTTCCAACGATGCCAACTGCCTCGACTGTGCCGTGATGGTCGATGGTAATGGAAACGGCGCCCTATATTTTATCGAGCAGTGGCATACCCGGGAAGCGTTTGATCGGCATCTTAGATCGGCTTTGTACAATCGCGTGCTGGAAGCTCTGGAGGGATCCTTGCAACCTCCGGAGATCAAATTTTGCGAGGCTACTTTTCTTGGAGGCCTCGAACTGGTGGAGAAAGCTCGAAATTTATCCTTGGGAGAGACGAAATACTGA
- a CDS encoding sigma 54-interacting transcriptional regulator yields MANIPSIRSLKTPVNTPRRPFRFGFDRTRETCRFYSLVARFSNRMTRAGADTLDAEILRSLKDIFRPLGVDRGGLLEVREDLPCVRLCHAWYGENIDPFPQEVNFAEWFPWQYQQVVGEGKIAAVRNRDALPIDALADRRSHDLLGIRSSLTIPLYIGPGVPYLLAVQSLRVEWPWSDEIVNDLRLLGEIFAGALERRRAEEQLQEQLREIDRLREKLEQEKAYVRKEVSLGVEDRNCLGTSQVMQTVMSQIKQVAGTSSTVLIQGETGTGKELVARMIHRFSERRNRAMVMVNCAALPAALVESELFGREKGAFTGALSRQMGRFELANGSTLFLDEIAEMPIEIQVKLLRVLQEGEFERLGSSRTIKVDVRIIAASNRDLAEAVEQGTFRRDLYYRLNIFPILVPPLRDRREDIPAMVWEFVNEFGQRMGKKIRKISNKDMELLKNSSWPGNCRELRNLVEHAMILSNGDTLELQSLAEKPASSVTLVGLEEVERRHIQSILDSTNGRIKGKGGAAEILGLNPSTLYSRMRKLGISTHH; encoded by the coding sequence ATGGCCAACATTCCTTCCATCCGGTCACTGAAAACTCCCGTAAATACCCCCCGGCGTCCGTTCCGGTTCGGTTTTGATCGCACCCGCGAGACCTGCCGTTTTTACAGTCTGGTTGCCCGGTTCTCCAACCGCATGACCAGAGCCGGGGCCGACACCCTGGACGCCGAAATTTTGCGCTCACTCAAGGACATTTTTCGGCCCCTGGGTGTGGATCGCGGAGGTCTGCTCGAGGTGCGTGAGGACCTGCCGTGTGTCAGGCTATGTCATGCCTGGTATGGCGAAAACATCGATCCCTTTCCCCAGGAAGTCAATTTTGCCGAATGGTTTCCCTGGCAATATCAACAAGTGGTTGGCGAGGGGAAAATTGCCGCCGTGAGGAACCGGGACGCCCTGCCGATCGATGCTCTTGCCGACCGGCGGTCCCACGATTTGCTGGGCATCAGATCATCGCTGACCATCCCGCTGTACATCGGCCCAGGTGTTCCTTATCTGCTGGCAGTCCAATCCCTGAGAGTCGAATGGCCCTGGTCAGACGAAATCGTCAACGATCTTCGCCTGCTTGGCGAGATCTTCGCCGGCGCCTTGGAGCGGCGTAGGGCCGAGGAACAGCTTCAGGAGCAGCTCAGGGAGATCGACAGACTTCGTGAGAAGCTGGAACAGGAAAAGGCTTATGTGCGAAAAGAGGTCTCTCTGGGCGTAGAAGATCGCAACTGTCTGGGGACCAGCCAAGTTATGCAAACAGTCATGTCGCAGATCAAACAGGTGGCCGGTACCAGCAGCACCGTGCTTATCCAGGGGGAAACCGGAACCGGCAAGGAGCTGGTTGCGAGGATGATTCACCGCTTCAGCGAGCGGAGGAATCGGGCGATGGTCATGGTGAATTGTGCCGCGCTGCCGGCGGCGCTGGTGGAGAGCGAGCTCTTCGGGCGCGAAAAGGGTGCCTTCACGGGAGCTCTGAGCAGGCAGATGGGACGCTTCGAATTGGCCAACGGCTCTACCCTGTTTCTGGACGAAATCGCCGAAATGCCGATCGAAATCCAGGTCAAACTGCTGCGGGTGCTGCAGGAAGGAGAATTCGAGCGACTGGGAAGCTCCCGGACAATCAAGGTCGATGTGCGGATTATCGCCGCCAGCAATCGGGATCTGGCCGAGGCGGTCGAGCAGGGAACCTTCCGTCGGGATCTTTATTACCGTTTGAACATTTTTCCCATCCTTGTTCCACCCCTTCGCGACCGCCGGGAGGATATTCCCGCAATGGTCTGGGAATTTGTCAATGAGTTCGGCCAGCGCATGGGGAAGAAGATCCGGAAGATCTCCAACAAGGACATGGAATTGCTGAAAAATTCCTCCTGGCCGGGCAATTGTCGGGAACTTCGCAACCTGGTCGAGCATGCGATGATTCTGAGCAATGGGGATACCCTCGAACTTCAGTCCTTGGCGGAAAAGCCTGCATCCTCCGTAACGCTGGTCGGGCTCGAGGAAGTGGAGCGCCGGCACATCCAATCCATTCTCGATTCGACTAACGGCCGAATCAAGGGGAAGGGCGGAGCCGCGGAAATTCTCGGCCTCAACCCCTCGACACTCTATTCCCGCATGCGAAAACTCGGTATTTCCACCCACCACTGA
- a CDS encoding efflux RND transporter periplasmic adaptor subunit: MKPVLFRKTKLFSLSLLAVGLAVVCGCREEAPVAPPPRPEVVVIEVQPRTVPVTFEYVGQTQSSHEVQIRSRVTGFLDKRTYTEGAIVKKGQVLFLMDDKPFQAQLDAILGALAQHQAQLQTARATLARIRPLAAQDAASQKDLDDAVGREQASAAAVQTARAQVVQAQLNLSYCTIMSPVTGISAEAMQQDGAYIDPLNSQLTTVSVLSPMRVNFSVSENEFRRYRTQVAKGRLRPPEGNDYIIEVVLVDGSVFPFTGRITFAAPSYDVQTGTFLIRTSVDNPEGVLRPNQYVRVRMKGAERPNAILVPQRAVQQGAKGHFLWVVTKEGKAESRPVVIGDWSGDSIFIEEGLRAGDRVVVDGGLSLSPGMPVTVKPLADTQKPADAEKAANAGTTENGE, encoded by the coding sequence ATGAAACCTGTACTCTTTCGTAAAACCAAGCTTTTTTCTCTTTCTTTGCTGGCTGTTGGTCTCGCCGTGGTCTGCGGCTGCCGTGAGGAGGCCCCGGTCGCCCCGCCACCTCGGCCTGAAGTGGTGGTGATAGAAGTGCAGCCCCGGACCGTGCCGGTCACCTTCGAATATGTCGGACAAACCCAGAGTTCGCACGAGGTGCAGATCCGTTCCCGGGTGACTGGCTTTCTCGACAAGCGAACTTACACCGAAGGTGCCATTGTGAAAAAGGGCCAGGTCCTTTTCCTGATGGATGATAAACCGTTCCAGGCGCAGCTGGATGCGATTTTGGGCGCGCTTGCGCAACATCAGGCTCAACTCCAGACCGCCCGGGCCACTCTCGCAAGAATCCGGCCGCTTGCGGCCCAGGACGCGGCTTCGCAGAAGGATCTCGATGATGCCGTCGGCAGGGAGCAGGCCTCGGCGGCGGCAGTGCAGACAGCCAGGGCCCAGGTGGTGCAGGCGCAGCTCAATCTCTCCTACTGCACGATCATGTCTCCCGTAACCGGCATCAGCGCGGAGGCGATGCAGCAGGACGGCGCTTACATCGACCCATTGAACAGCCAGTTGACCACCGTGTCGGTACTCTCGCCCATGCGGGTCAATTTCAGCGTGTCGGAAAACGAGTTCAGGAGATACCGCACCCAGGTGGCCAAAGGTCGGCTTCGTCCCCCCGAGGGAAACGACTACATCATCGAAGTCGTTCTGGTCGACGGCTCCGTCTTCCCGTTTACCGGTCGGATCACTTTTGCCGCGCCGTCCTACGATGTCCAGACCGGGACCTTTCTCATTCGCACCAGCGTCGATAACCCCGAAGGGGTGCTCCGACCGAACCAGTATGTCCGTGTCCGCATGAAGGGCGCCGAACGGCCGAACGCCATCCTTGTCCCCCAGAGAGCGGTCCAGCAGGGAGCCAAGGGCCATTTCCTCTGGGTCGTGACAAAAGAGGGGAAGGCCGAATCGCGGCCCGTGGTAATCGGCGACTGGAGCGGTGACAGCATCTTTATCGAGGAAGGACTGCGGGCGGGGGATCGGGTCGTCGTTGACGGCGGTTTGAGCCTGAGTCCCGGAATGCCCGTCACGGTCAAGCCGCTTGCCGACACGCAAAAACCGGCTGATGCCGAAAAGGCCGCCAACGCCGGAACCACCGAGAACGGAGAGTAG